Genomic segment of Longimicrobiaceae bacterium:
CGACCGGGCTGAGGTAGCCCAGGGTCGAATGCCTGCGCCTCGGGTTGTACCACGCCTCCAGGTACTCGAAGATATCCTGTCGAGCTTCTGCGTGCGTGTGCCAGTCGGCTCCTTCGATCAGCTCGCACTCCAGCGTCGCGAAGGCGCTCTCGGCCACGGCGTTGTCCAGACAGGTGCCGCGCCGGCTCATGCTGCACCGCATCCCGTGCTTCGCCA
This window contains:
- a CDS encoding integrase core domain-containing protein, which encodes AKHGMRCSMSRRGTCLDNAVAESAFATLECELIEGADWHTHAEARQDIFEYLEAWYNPRRRHSTLGYLSPVEYERRMEEQPRAAVLPYAA